The Terriglobia bacterium genome window below encodes:
- a CDS encoding carboxypeptidase regulatory-like domain-containing protein: protein MKRTVAIVLAVLMVSAVALAGTLSGKVSGASGVSVVYVDTIAGKTFPAPEKHVLMDQKGLLFQPHIVVVEVGTTVDFLNSDNVAHNVFWPAISGDKKAGHNLGTWPKGQKKSFKFDKAGVVPLLCNVHPEMSGYIIVTPTPYYAETDAQGNYKIANVPDGDYKVVAWHEGAKPASKQVAVKGDAKADFTVTK, encoded by the coding sequence ATGAAACGCACTGTTGCAATTGTCCTGGCAGTCCTAATGGTTTCCGCCGTCGCTCTGGCCGGCACGCTGAGCGGCAAGGTGAGCGGCGCCTCGGGCGTCTCGGTTGTCTACGTGGACACGATCGCGGGCAAGACGTTTCCCGCGCCGGAAAAACACGTGCTCATGGATCAGAAAGGGCTGCTGTTTCAACCCCACATCGTGGTCGTTGAAGTAGGGACAACGGTGGACTTTCTGAACAGCGATAACGTCGCGCACAACGTTTTCTGGCCCGCCATCTCCGGCGACAAGAAGGCGGGTCACAATCTCGGCACCTGGCCCAAGGGCCAGAAGAAATCGTTCAAGTTCGACAAAGCCGGGGTGGTGCCGCTGCTGTGCAACGTCCACCCGGAAATGTCCGGCTACATCATCGTGACGCCGACGCCGTACTACGCGGAGACGGACGCGCAGGGCAACTACAAAATCGCCAACGTGCCGGACGGCGACTACAAGGTGGTGGCGTGGCACGAGGGTGCAAAGCCAGCCTCGAAGCAGGTTGCCGTCAAGGGCGACGCCAAGGCGGACTTCACGGTCACCAAGTAG
- a CDS encoding carboxypeptidase regulatory-like domain-containing protein: MILILAAGSATAGTIEGRVQTRDAKLDLTGFVAYVDDVAGPFPTPDRVVLMDQKSLRFVPHVLPIQVGTTVEFANSDPLAHNVFSISSTKRFNLGLYGRGTSRRVKFDQPGVVQLLCNVHQEMSAFIVVVKSPYFARTAADGSFRIDNLPAGRHRVRIWHEAMDERSYDVVVAAAGITKKTIRLD; this comes from the coding sequence GTGATTCTGATTCTCGCAGCCGGATCCGCAACCGCCGGAACCATCGAGGGCCGCGTGCAGACGCGCGATGCGAAGCTCGACTTGACGGGATTCGTAGCGTACGTGGACGACGTTGCAGGGCCCTTTCCTACCCCTGACCGGGTGGTCCTCATGGACCAGAAGAGCCTGCGGTTTGTACCGCACGTACTGCCGATCCAGGTGGGTACGACCGTGGAGTTTGCCAACAGCGACCCGCTGGCGCACAACGTGTTTTCCATCTCCAGCACGAAACGTTTCAACCTCGGCTTGTACGGACGCGGAACGAGCCGGCGTGTGAAGTTCGACCAACCCGGCGTCGTGCAATTGCTGTGCAACGTACACCAGGAAATGTCGGCTTTCATCGTGGTGGTGAAGAGCCCGTATTTCGCGCGCACGGCGGCCGACGGAAGCTTTCGGATCGACAACCTGCCGGCGGGGCGCCATCGGGTGCGCATCTGGCACGAAGCCATGGACGAGCGGAGCTACGACGTCGTGGTGGCGGCGGCAGGCATTACGAAGAAAACGATCCGCCTGGATTGA
- a CDS encoding sigma-54 dependent transcriptional regulator, with protein sequence MSQYVLVIDDDEAVLQSCETILEDGGYRVALASTPEAGLELIRDNSFDLVLLDFKLPGMNGLEVLERTCKIDPDLVVIMFTGYGTFESAVKAVKKGAFNYIGKPFTSAQLLTEIEKGLEHRRRLRGDTPALQQLAQCCPLHQIVGRSEALQKVLATVAKVAPCHADVLVTGPSGTGKELIARAIHANSSRRDKTFVPVDCAALPSNLLESELFGHEKGAFTGASQAKRGLLETANGGTVFFDEIGEMNAELQAKLLRVLQERAFRHVGGEKLIEVNIRVVCCTNRDLEAEARQGRFRQDLLYRLNVVTIALPPLRERAGDVAILTQHFMQKFCQAANKGPVQISPDALQALERHDWPGNVRELRNAVERAIVMCEDHAVRLRDLPEALRQRSEEAHAGPGYKAIREQWVDVQGRQYLVSLLQRHHGNVSAAAREAQISRKSLYELMHRFDIELRPNVSDIAARGVSSP encoded by the coding sequence ATGAGTCAGTATGTGCTGGTGATTGACGACGACGAAGCAGTGTTGCAAAGCTGCGAAACGATTCTGGAAGACGGCGGATACCGCGTCGCGCTCGCCTCCACGCCGGAAGCGGGCCTGGAGCTGATCCGCGACAATTCGTTCGATCTCGTGCTGCTGGATTTCAAGCTGCCGGGCATGAACGGCCTGGAGGTGCTGGAGCGCACCTGCAAGATCGACCCCGACTTAGTGGTCATCATGTTCACCGGTTACGGCACGTTTGAGTCGGCTGTAAAGGCGGTGAAGAAGGGCGCGTTCAACTACATCGGCAAGCCGTTTACGTCGGCGCAGTTGCTTACGGAAATCGAAAAAGGCCTGGAGCACCGGCGCCGGCTGCGCGGTGATACTCCCGCGCTCCAGCAACTGGCGCAGTGCTGCCCGCTGCACCAGATCGTCGGGCGCAGCGAAGCGCTGCAGAAAGTGCTGGCGACAGTCGCGAAGGTCGCACCGTGCCATGCGGACGTGCTGGTCACGGGCCCGAGCGGAACGGGGAAGGAATTGATCGCTCGAGCGATCCACGCCAACAGCTCGCGGCGCGACAAAACGTTTGTGCCGGTGGATTGCGCGGCGCTGCCGTCAAACCTGCTGGAGAGCGAGCTGTTCGGTCACGAGAAGGGCGCCTTTACCGGCGCGAGCCAAGCCAAGCGCGGCTTGCTGGAAACCGCCAACGGCGGCACCGTCTTCTTTGACGAGATCGGCGAAATGAATGCCGAGCTGCAAGCGAAACTGTTGCGCGTGCTACAGGAGCGCGCGTTCCGGCACGTCGGCGGGGAGAAGCTGATTGAGGTCAACATTCGCGTCGTCTGCTGTACGAATCGCGATTTGGAAGCGGAAGCGCGCCAGGGCCGCTTCCGTCAGGACCTTCTGTACCGGCTCAATGTGGTCACCATTGCGCTGCCGCCGCTGCGCGAACGCGCCGGCGATGTCGCCATCCTGACGCAACATTTCATGCAGAAATTCTGCCAGGCGGCGAACAAGGGTCCGGTACAGATCAGCCCCGACGCGCTGCAAGCCCTCGAACGTCACGATTGGCCCGGCAACGTGCGCGAACTGCGCAACGCGGTGGAACGTGCGATCGTGATGTGCGAGGACCACGCGGTGCGCCTGCGCGATTTGCCGGAAGCGCTGCGTCAGCGCAGCGAGGAAGCGCACGCCGGACCGGGATACAAGGCGATCCGTGAGCAGTGGGTTGATGTTCAGGGCCGGCAATACCTGGTGTCGCTGCTGCAGCGGCATCATGGAAACGTATCGGCAGCGGCGCGCGAGGCGCAGATCAGCCGCAAGTCGCTGTACGAACTGATGCATCGGTTCGACATCGAGCTGCGCCCGAATGTTTCCGACATCGCCGCACGAGGTGTTTCCTCCCCGTAA